The Carassius gibelio isolate Cgi1373 ecotype wild population from Czech Republic chromosome B14, carGib1.2-hapl.c, whole genome shotgun sequence genome has a segment encoding these proteins:
- the slc7a11 gene encoding cystine/glutamate transporter has translation MPRRTVSVPHPNGDPTPSNLGEKAPLNSNGDPHAGAPEEKVELRKKVTLLRGISIIIGTIIGAGIFISPKGILKNSGSVGMSLVVWIACGILSLFGALSYAELGTCIKKSGGHYTYILEAFGPQVAFVRLWVDMIAIRPAGLAVIALAFGRYILEPIFMPCGVPEIAIKLATTIGITMVMYLNSMSVSWTARIQIFLTFSKLLAMAIIIIPGLYQLFKGETKNFENAFEVNSIDLTGLPLAFYSGMYAYAGWFYLNFVTEEVENPERTVPLAICISMVIVMICYTMTNVAYYTVMSAEELLASSAVAVTFAEKLMGNFSFAVPVFVALSCFGSMNGCLFAISRMFFVASREGQLPEVLSMIHIRRHTPLPAVIVLYPITLLILFLGDIYSLLNFMSFLRWLFIGVAVVGLIYLRYTRPDMPRPFKVPIFIPAVFSFTCFFMVFLSLYSDPINTGIGFAISLTGIPAYFIFIHFERKPKWFQKLSDSVNRSLQIILEVVPAEH, from the exons ATGCCCAGAAGGACTGTGTCAGTTCCCCATCCCAACGGGGATCCAACTCCAAGTAATTTGGGAGAGAAAGCCCCTCTCAATTCAAATGGAGACCCCCACGCTGGAGCCCCCGAGGAAAAGGTGGAACTGCGGAAGAAAGTGACCCTGCTCCGAGGAATCTCTATTATCATTGGGACGATCATTGGAGCAGGGATATTTATCTCTCCGAAGGGAATTCTGAAGAACTCGGGCAGCGTGGGAATGTCACTGGTGGTGTGGATTGCCTGTGGGATTCTCTCTCTTTTCG GTGCTCTATCATATGCTGAGCTGGGTACCTGTATTAAAAAATCTGGTGGCCATTACACGTACATTCTGGAGGCGTTTGGTCCGCAAGTGGCTTTTGTGCGTTTGTGGGTCGACATGATTGCCATAAG ACCTGCAGGTTTGGCTGTGATCGCTCTGGCATTTGGCCGCTATATTTTAGAGCCCATCTTCATGCCATGTGGAGTTCCAGAAATTGCCATTAAATTGGCCACAACAATCGGAATCA CTATGGTAATGTATCTAAACAGCATGAGTGTTAGCTGGACTGCCAGAATCCAGATCTTCCTCACATTCAGCAAGCTGCTCGCTATGGCCATCATCATCATTCCAGGATTATACCAACTCTTCAAAG GCGAGaccaaaaactttgaaaatgcatttgaagTCAACTCCATAGATTTGACAGGACTTCCTCTCGCCTTCTACTCTGGGATGTACGCCTATGCCGGCTG GTTTTACTTGAATTTCGTGACTGAGGAGGTGGAGAATCCTGAGAG GACGGTGCCTCTTGCCATCTGCATCTCCATGGTGATAGTAATGATCTGTTATACAATGACAAATGTGGCATATTACACGGTGATGTCAGCAGAGGAGCTGTTAGCCTCCAGTGCCGTAGCTGTG acatttgcagagaagctGATGGGAAACTTCTCATTTGCAGTTCCGGTTTTTGTGGCTCTGTCTTGTTTTGGGTCCATGAATGGATGCCTATTTGCGATTTCAAG AATGTTCTTCGTGGCCTCTCGAGAAGGTCAGCTTCCTGAAGTTCTCTCTATGATTCACATACGCCGACACACGCCATTACCTGCTGTGATTGTCCTG TATCCGATCACCCTACTGATCCTCTTCTTAGGAGATATCTACAGTTTGTTGAACTTCATGAGCTTCCTGCGCTGGTTGTTCATTGGTGTGGCTGTGGTCGGCCTCATCTACCTGCGCTACACTCGCCCTGATATGCCACGACCGTTTAAG gTCCCTATTTTCATCCCTGCTGTGTTCTCCTTCACCTGTTTCTTCATGGTCTTCCTTTCTCTATATTCGGATCCAATTAATACAGGGATTGGCTTCGCCATCTCTCTCACAGGCATCCCTGCGTACTTCATATTCATCCACTTCGAAAGAAAACCCAAATGGTTCCAGAAATTGTCAG ACTCTGTGAACAGATCACTACAGATCATCCTAGAAGTGGTTCCTGCCGAACACTGA